In the Chloroherpetonaceae bacterium genome, one interval contains:
- a CDS encoding NHL repeat-containing protein: protein MRAFLWLCGFQLICFSPFFLAAQEEPSARILPVAEFQQARAIAVTPLGEIFVLDGALSRLYKLDPTGKKLAHVGGFGIDREAFDMPLDLTTDGLNVFIADRGNQRISQFDRYLNFVTLLQNRPTPLVPFGTISEPTNSASQLWRPISVSILGQGDLYILDEAQRQVIRINPLTFAAEIQQRQNPNQFQFGGFDAGAGNLIEPRCLQTSRSGKIFVADVGRNAVVVYDMFGNYVTELGKGWFKALKGLGAGLVPPTVESRPDLQEWLVVVDESALFFFHTEPHTGFKFFGKCLKSDLELLIGSRVSSLSDAAILNETLYLLTENALYLLPLRQLKLVQ from the coding sequence ATGCGTGCTTTTTTGTGGCTATGTGGGTTTCAGCTGATATGTTTCTCTCCCTTCTTTCTTGCCGCGCAGGAGGAACCTAGTGCAAGAATTTTGCCCGTTGCAGAGTTTCAACAGGCCCGCGCTATTGCCGTTACACCGTTAGGCGAAATTTTTGTGCTGGATGGCGCCCTATCACGGCTCTATAAGTTAGACCCAACTGGAAAGAAACTTGCTCATGTCGGTGGATTTGGCATTGACCGTGAGGCTTTTGATATGCCGCTCGACCTTACGACCGATGGTCTCAATGTGTTTATTGCAGATAGAGGCAATCAGCGCATCTCACAATTTGACCGCTACCTGAACTTCGTTACGCTCCTGCAAAACCGCCCTACTCCACTTGTGCCCTTTGGAACAATTAGCGAACCCACTAATTCTGCCAGCCAACTCTGGCGTCCAATTAGCGTCTCTATTCTGGGACAAGGTGACCTTTACATCTTAGATGAAGCACAGCGACAAGTCATTCGCATCAACCCGCTCACGTTTGCAGCCGAAATTCAGCAGCGGCAGAATCCAAATCAATTTCAGTTTGGCGGCTTTGATGCCGGCGCAGGCAACTTGATTGAACCTCGCTGCCTACAAACCAGCCGCAGTGGGAAAATTTTTGTCGCCGATGTAGGACGAAACGCCGTTGTCGTCTATGATATGTTTGGCAATTATGTTACAGAACTCGGCAAAGGTTGGTTTAAGGCGCTGAAAGGGTTAGGTGCAGGACTTGTGCCTCCTACTGTAGAAAGTCGTCCCGACTTGCAAGAGTGGTTGGTTGTTGTAGATGAAAGCGCACTCTTTTTCTTTCACACAGAACCACACACTGGTTTCAAGTTCTTTGGCAAGTGCCTTAAATCGGACTTGGAATTGCTCATAGGCAGTCGGGTTAGCTCGCTCAGCGATGCGGCGATTCTTAACGAGACGCTGTATTTACTAACTGAAAATGCGTTGTATCTTTTGCCACTGCGGCAACTTAAATTGGTTCAATAG
- the dacB gene encoding D-alanyl-D-alanine carboxypeptidase/D-alanyl-D-alanine-endopeptidase, producing the protein MSSFSLRLSGVTEAERLAECVEKIEQLVQSRKRGTIGVAIQTVGGETIYAYHQDELFKPASNLKLITSAVAIEKLGASYRYRTDFFVEGEIRGGTLQGNLIMMGSTDPMLSGYFEKEIHDIIKTWLDTLRHYGIARIEGNLILDNSYYVGNRPLSTEERDVRFATVANFSRASEQQLRKVSRVRVIRTKDGRKRVVRRGFRRRSRLKLVSIEPNVYCATVLHQALQDAGVMPSSSRLEKVSYNRKIDRTRWRHLFSHYSISLTDALKATNKISDNFYADQLLRTLGAEFYGEGSIEKGLAVVSKFLRDELKAQPSTYRLTDGSGLSHENFVTPHLIVETLAYMRTHSSAFREYYESLAIPMTDGTLAGRIHHPLAHQIRAKTGSITGVVSLSGYLKSRSGKEIIFSIIANGLGRRTRQAKALEDAICKLLLEI; encoded by the coding sequence ATGAGCAGCTTTTCGCTAAGGCTCAGCGGCGTAACTGAAGCAGAACGGCTTGCAGAGTGCGTAGAAAAGATTGAGCAACTGGTTCAATCCCGCAAACGTGGCACAATCGGTGTCGCTATTCAAACCGTCGGAGGCGAAACAATTTATGCCTATCACCAAGATGAACTGTTTAAGCCCGCTTCAAACCTGAAACTTATCACATCAGCAGTTGCAATCGAGAAGCTGGGCGCAAGCTACCGTTACCGCACAGATTTTTTCGTAGAGGGCGAGATTAGAGGCGGCACGCTTCAAGGAAATTTGATTATGATGGGCAGCACTGACCCAATGCTTTCAGGTTACTTTGAAAAGGAGATTCACGACATTATCAAAACTTGGCTCGATACGCTGCGCCACTACGGGATTGCAAGAATAGAAGGCAATTTGATTCTTGACAATAGCTACTATGTGGGCAACAGACCGCTCAGCACAGAGGAACGAGATGTGCGCTTTGCCACGGTTGCCAATTTTAGTCGTGCCAGTGAGCAGCAATTGCGAAAAGTCTCACGCGTGCGTGTGATTAGAACAAAGGATGGCAGAAAGCGTGTAGTAAGGCGCGGGTTTCGTCGTCGCAGTCGCTTGAAGCTGGTCTCAATTGAGCCGAATGTCTACTGTGCCACTGTATTGCATCAAGCACTTCAAGATGCAGGAGTGATGCCTTCATCAAGCCGCCTCGAGAAGGTCTCATACAATCGCAAAATTGACCGCACGCGTTGGAGACATCTGTTCTCGCACTACTCTATTTCACTGACCGACGCCCTAAAAGCAACGAATAAAATTTCCGATAATTTTTATGCTGACCAGCTACTACGCACCTTGGGCGCGGAGTTTTATGGAGAAGGTTCTATTGAAAAGGGGCTAGCAGTTGTGTCAAAGTTTCTAAGAGACGAACTGAAAGCACAGCCGAGCACTTATCGTTTGACAGATGGGTCGGGTCTTTCACACGAGAATTTTGTAACGCCACATTTGATTGTGGAAACACTGGCGTATATGCGCACGCATAGCTCAGCATTTCGTGAATACTATGAATCGCTAGCTATTCCAATGACTGATGGCACGCTGGCTGGGAGGATTCATCACCCGCTGGCGCATCAAATTCGCGCAAAAACCGGCTCAATTACAGGCGTGGTGTCGCTCTCAGGTTACCTTAAAAGCAGAAGTGGCAAGGAGATAATCTTCTCAATTATTGCAAACGGTTTAGGTCGCCGCACCAGACAGGCAAAAGCCTTAGAAGACGCAATTTGCAAACTGCTGCTGGAAATTTAG
- a CDS encoding SusD/RagB family nutrient-binding outer membrane lipoprotein — MKHRRFKLHLTSLLIAAILWLQSGCNIDPNLNNSPNAPNESVIGTVDGLNALLVGLISGGGDFYSGDRAMFCSIWTWQIINADGRTQILQWNDYVESTSREFNLIWLQGYQVMKSANDILRLAPNIAMPAELRNTYMGIAFWYKALAIGELAALFGSIPIQSLQDAGDFVKRFDPPPFVSQAEAYAQAQANLDSALARFTAGTATLPQDLIYGGNRANWIAATRSLKARYFLHVKNYTAALANANAGLSGAVPSVRARANAANVNEQALFGTFLANEQGFPVRADKYFMDILQNIDEISGPNALSRAPGDDRKEDARMRRYFEAPTTSPARGSFFGYAYVPNRFSARTGNTQRDSAERSPAGAAFLNRATGGYGNLGTDFPIMSARETAFIRAECLARTGSLDSAVALLNTLRAEGNLGNYAGPVTQLDVVREILRQKYIALFLEGQAYHDMRRTNTLPRRADGGGRAPLRFTYPINERLRRPDVPPDNDNLVSALVGNSIL; from the coding sequence ATGAAACACCGTAGATTTAAGTTGCATCTGACTTCACTACTGATTGCAGCAATTCTTTGGCTTCAAAGCGGTTGCAACATTGATCCAAACCTCAATAACTCGCCAAATGCACCGAATGAATCTGTCATTGGCACGGTTGATGGGCTGAATGCGTTGTTAGTTGGACTAATTTCAGGAGGCGGTGATTTCTACTCTGGCGACCGAGCGATGTTCTGCTCAATTTGGACTTGGCAAATCATCAATGCTGATGGACGCACGCAGATTCTACAATGGAATGACTATGTAGAATCAACCTCGCGTGAGTTCAACCTAATCTGGCTGCAAGGCTACCAAGTGATGAAATCGGCTAATGACATTTTGCGCCTTGCGCCGAACATTGCCATGCCTGCCGAACTGCGGAATACCTATATGGGCATTGCGTTCTGGTATAAAGCGCTGGCAATCGGTGAACTTGCGGCGCTTTTCGGCTCAATCCCGATTCAAAGTTTGCAAGACGCAGGAGATTTTGTAAAGCGCTTTGACCCGCCACCGTTTGTAAGCCAAGCCGAAGCATATGCACAAGCGCAAGCTAATCTGGACTCAGCACTTGCACGCTTCACCGCAGGCACCGCAACGCTACCGCAAGACCTGATTTACGGCGGAAACCGTGCAAACTGGATTGCCGCCACGCGTTCACTCAAGGCGCGCTACTTCCTCCATGTCAAGAACTATACTGCAGCCTTAGCCAATGCAAATGCAGGACTTTCAGGGGCAGTGCCAAGTGTAAGGGCACGTGCAAACGCAGCGAATGTCAATGAGCAGGCCCTTTTTGGCACATTTCTCGCTAATGAGCAGGGGTTTCCTGTGCGCGCCGACAAATACTTTATGGACATTCTGCAAAACATTGACGAAATCTCTGGACCAAACGCTCTATCCAGAGCACCCGGTGATGACCGAAAGGAAGACGCACGAATGCGGCGCTACTTCGAAGCCCCAACCACTTCACCCGCGCGTGGCTCATTCTTCGGATATGCATATGTGCCTAACCGATTTAGTGCACGCACAGGCAACACGCAGCGCGACTCAGCTGAACGCTCTCCTGCAGGGGCCGCTTTCCTAAACCGCGCTACAGGTGGCTATGGCAATCTTGGCACTGACTTCCCAATTATGAGCGCACGTGAGACGGCATTCATTCGCGCTGAATGCCTTGCCCGAACAGGCAGCCTCGACTCAGCCGTGGCGCTACTGAACACGCTGCGAGCAGAGGGGAACTTGGGCAATTACGCCGGCCCTGTAACGCAGTTGGATGTCGTGCGTGAAATTTTGCGCCAGAAGTATATTGCGCTCTTCCTTGAAGGGCAAGCCTACCATGATATGCGACGCACCAACACGCTACCACGCCGTGCAGACGGCGGCGGGCGCGCACCGCTGCGCTTTACCTATCCAATCAATGAACGCTTGCGGCGGCCTGATGTGCCACCCGATAACGACAACCTTGTCTCAGCGCTGGTTGGGAACTCTATTCTGTAG
- the hisN gene encoding histidinol-phosphatase — MTTDLEIALEAATAAGKLTLSYFRRRNLKVFTKRDASPVTEADRSAEKKILSILRAKFPKDGFLGEEFGEKPSKSGRRWIIDPIDGTKSFIHGVPLYGVMLGLEINGEVELGVIDLPALSETVYAQRGYGAFRNVQRLTVSAIASLSEATLLTSSESYLLNAKHTHPLDAIKHEVKLVRMWGDCWGHTLVAAGQADVMIEPKMSPWDAAALVPIIEEAGGMCFDYSGTRTIYGKGFVTANAALGEQLLKLVRSQRKKASTQD; from the coding sequence ATGACAACGGACTTGGAAATTGCCTTAGAAGCTGCAACCGCGGCAGGAAAACTGACGCTCTCTTACTTTCGTCGCCGAAACCTTAAAGTTTTTACCAAGCGCGATGCATCGCCCGTTACTGAAGCAGATCGCAGCGCTGAAAAAAAGATTCTCTCAATTCTGCGTGCAAAATTTCCAAAAGATGGATTCTTAGGTGAAGAGTTTGGCGAAAAGCCAAGCAAAAGCGGTCGCCGCTGGATTATTGACCCGATTGACGGCACGAAATCCTTTATTCATGGTGTGCCGCTCTATGGCGTGATGCTTGGCTTAGAAATCAATGGCGAGGTGGAGCTTGGGGTAATTGATTTGCCGGCGTTGTCTGAGACCGTCTATGCACAGCGCGGTTATGGCGCGTTTCGCAATGTCCAACGGCTAACTGTCTCGGCGATTGCTTCTCTCTCAGAAGCCACGTTGCTCACATCCAGCGAATCCTATCTGCTCAATGCAAAGCACACACATCCGCTGGATGCCATCAAGCACGAGGTAAAACTGGTGCGAATGTGGGGCGATTGCTGGGGACATACGCTTGTGGCAGCAGGTCAAGCCGATGTGATGATTGAGCCAAAAATGAGCCCATGGGACGCAGCTGCACTGGTCCCTATCATTGAAGAAGCAGGTGGAATGTGCTTTGACTATTCTGGCACACGCACGATTTATGGCAAAGGGTTCGTTACGGCGAATGCAGCATTAGGCGAGCAACTCTTAAAACTGGTTCGCTCTCAGCGTAAGAAAGCAAGCACGCAAGATTAG
- a CDS encoding tetratricopeptide repeat-containing sensor histidine kinase, with translation MVRTIPLAVLWWLTALSLSLYGQPKVNLDSLRQLLPQVDDSTRFEILIRISEEIPSDSALLYADQAQQVAIKLGYKAGVARSLRAFGDYHYAQAQFQNALEYYDKARLIYESDQNISGLAEILKRMAFIQRAQGRYAEALDYAFQAHKHYETLGDKRSIGDMLRFIGYVYNDQENDKSALEYFRRALKVAEDLGDEQNIAVALRSLSEILDRQGNNAQALEYAARSLAIMQEIGDAWDIATSNRYLGRVYHNRRDYKTALEYYQKALAAFEKLGDKQSEVNTRRYMAETYLAQKRYELAAAQAEKGYEIADEIGMQRGLKETARVLADIYDAQGNARRALLFYRKYVEMKDLLLSSEVQSNIANLQTKIAVEEKAQRIKALELEKSRQNLIRNSLLGGSFLLLVIVLLIASSYRAKQRQNLQLQATLKQLRETQAQLIYAEKMASAGQLATRMAHELQNPLNFVSNFAELSKERCESLMQELDALNLEPEKKKALLPAVSDLLRHSEKILYHGERAAKIVHSLLEYANLHAAEKVETDLESLISEALKAVSGAWQRTNPHFQVKLTLQHDRSIGKVLLSPQEMSRALSHLFSNSFYAMQEKWQSGLPNYQPELRVQTHRQNGTVEIRIWDNGTGIASAIREKVFLPFFTTKPSVSGSTGLGLAICYEIIKGHNGEITFESSPNEWTEFIVKLPIKQPEPLAQ, from the coding sequence ATGGTTCGCACGATTCCGTTGGCAGTGCTTTGGTGGCTTACTGCGCTTAGCCTCTCGCTTTATGGGCAACCGAAAGTAAATCTCGATAGCCTGCGTCAGCTTTTGCCACAAGTTGATGACAGCACCCGCTTTGAAATTTTGATTCGCATCTCAGAAGAAATCCCAAGCGACAGTGCTCTTCTCTATGCTGACCAAGCGCAGCAAGTTGCAATTAAGCTTGGCTACAAAGCTGGCGTGGCGCGCTCACTGCGTGCCTTCGGCGACTACCATTACGCCCAAGCCCAATTTCAAAACGCCCTTGAATACTACGACAAAGCCCGTCTCATCTATGAAAGTGATCAAAACATCAGTGGACTGGCTGAGATTCTGAAACGAATGGCATTCATTCAGCGCGCTCAAGGTCGCTATGCTGAAGCCTTAGACTACGCCTTTCAAGCTCATAAGCACTATGAAACCTTAGGCGATAAGCGCAGCATCGGTGATATGCTGCGCTTTATTGGCTATGTCTATAATGACCAAGAAAACGATAAGTCCGCACTGGAATACTTCCGCCGTGCTCTGAAAGTCGCAGAAGACTTGGGCGATGAACAAAATATCGCTGTAGCACTGCGCAGCCTTAGTGAAATTCTGGATAGACAAGGCAACAACGCCCAAGCGCTCGAATATGCTGCTCGCTCTTTGGCAATTATGCAAGAAATTGGTGATGCATGGGACATTGCGACATCCAATCGCTACTTGGGCAGAGTTTATCACAACCGCCGTGACTACAAAACTGCATTGGAATACTATCAGAAAGCCTTAGCTGCCTTTGAGAAACTGGGTGATAAACAATCTGAGGTGAATACCCGCCGCTATATGGCTGAGACTTATCTTGCCCAGAAACGCTATGAGCTTGCTGCTGCTCAAGCAGAAAAAGGCTATGAAATCGCAGACGAAATTGGTATGCAACGTGGTCTGAAAGAAACTGCCCGTGTTTTAGCTGATATCTACGATGCGCAAGGCAATGCTCGGCGTGCACTACTTTTCTACCGCAAGTATGTGGAAATGAAAGACCTTCTGCTCTCCTCAGAAGTGCAAAGCAATATCGCCAATTTGCAGACCAAAATTGCCGTTGAGGAAAAAGCGCAGCGCATTAAAGCATTAGAATTGGAAAAAAGTCGTCAAAACCTTATTCGCAATTCGCTGCTGGGCGGTTCATTCCTGCTTCTTGTGATTGTTTTGCTTATCGCATCCAGTTATCGCGCCAAACAGCGTCAGAACCTTCAGCTTCAAGCCACACTGAAACAATTGCGAGAGACCCAAGCGCAACTCATCTACGCTGAAAAAATGGCGTCAGCAGGTCAATTAGCCACCCGTATGGCACATGAGCTTCAAAATCCACTTAACTTCGTGAGCAACTTTGCCGAACTCTCCAAAGAGCGTTGCGAAAGTTTGATGCAAGAACTTGACGCCCTGAATCTCGAGCCAGAGAAGAAAAAGGCTTTACTTCCTGCGGTGAGCGACCTCCTACGCCATTCAGAGAAGATTCTCTATCACGGTGAGCGCGCTGCCAAAATTGTTCACAGTCTTTTGGAATACGCTAACCTGCATGCCGCAGAGAAGGTTGAAACTGACCTCGAGTCACTGATTAGCGAAGCCTTGAAAGCAGTATCTGGAGCGTGGCAGCGCACCAACCCTCATTTCCAAGTCAAGCTCACTTTGCAGCATGACCGCTCAATTGGCAAGGTCTTGCTTTCTCCGCAGGAAATGAGCCGTGCACTGAGCCACCTATTCAGCAATAGCTTCTATGCAATGCAGGAAAAGTGGCAATCAGGTTTGCCGAATTACCAACCTGAACTGCGTGTGCAGACTCATCGCCAAAACGGCACAGTTGAAATTCGCATCTGGGATAATGGCACAGGCATCGCCAGTGCAATCAGAGAAAAAGTTTTTCTGCCATTTTTCACCACAAAACCTAGTGTCTCAGGCAGCACGGGCTTGGGGCTGGCAATTTGCTACGAAATCATTAAAGGACATAACGGTGAAATAACCTTTGAAAGTAGCCCTAACGAATGGACGGAGTTTATCGTAAAACTGCCCATTAAACAGCCAGAGCCTTTAGCTCAATAG
- a CDS encoding adenosine deaminase, whose translation MLTTELIRQMPKVALHDHLDGGLRPQTIIELARDQRYTGLPTTDPTELAEWFFRGANKGSLPEYLSGFAHTCAVMQTPEALERVAFEMVEDMYHDGVCYVETRFAPIFHTQKGLHWEEVVRAVLRGLELGERTFGVKARLIICAMRNLDSQHSLDMAQLAVDFRDRGVVGFDLAGEEGGYPAKKHVEAFHYCQRENFNITIHAGEAFGKESIWQALQWCGAHRIGHATRLIDDMAVLNNEVIKLGTLSQYVLDKRIPLEICLSSNIHTGAARSFAEHPFWIFYKHRFRVTLNTDNRLMSRTSFTQEYKLAHDVYGLGLDDLERLSINAMKSAFIPYNERVDIIFNVIKPRFAELRKTLALQNEKFLEARA comes from the coding sequence ATGCTTACTACTGAACTTATTCGCCAGATGCCCAAAGTCGCACTGCATGATCATCTAGACGGCGGCTTGCGCCCGCAAACGATTATCGAACTAGCGCGTGACCAGCGCTACACTGGCTTACCCACGACTGACCCGACTGAACTGGCTGAATGGTTCTTTCGTGGCGCCAACAAAGGCAGTTTGCCTGAGTATCTTTCTGGCTTTGCGCACACTTGTGCCGTGATGCAAACTCCCGAAGCTCTCGAGCGCGTGGCATTTGAGATGGTAGAAGATATGTATCACGATGGCGTGTGCTATGTGGAGACGCGCTTTGCACCGATTTTTCATACGCAGAAAGGTCTGCACTGGGAAGAAGTGGTGCGTGCCGTATTGAGAGGCCTAGAACTGGGTGAGCGCACCTTTGGCGTCAAGGCACGATTGATTATCTGCGCCATGCGCAATCTCGACAGTCAACATTCGTTAGATATGGCACAATTGGCGGTGGATTTCAGAGACCGTGGCGTGGTCGGCTTTGACCTTGCTGGCGAAGAGGGCGGATACCCTGCCAAAAAACATGTGGAAGCCTTTCACTACTGCCAGCGCGAGAACTTTAACATCACTATTCACGCAGGTGAAGCCTTCGGGAAAGAGTCCATTTGGCAAGCCTTGCAGTGGTGCGGCGCACATCGCATTGGTCATGCCACGCGCCTCATTGACGACATGGCTGTGCTTAACAACGAAGTCATCAAATTAGGCACACTCTCGCAGTATGTGCTCGATAAGCGAATTCCACTAGAAATTTGCCTTTCTTCGAACATTCACACAGGTGCGGCTCGCAGCTTTGCTGAACACCCTTTCTGGATTTTCTACAAGCATCGCTTCCGTGTTACGCTCAATACCGATAACCGCTTGATGAGCCGCACCAGCTTTACGCAAGAGTATAAACTTGCACACGATGTTTATGGATTGGGCCTCGACGATTTGGAGCGGCTTTCTATCAATGCAATGAAAAGTGCTTTCATTCCATACAATGAGCGCGTGGATATTATCTTCAATGTCATCAAGCCACGCTTTGCGGAGTTACGGAAAACCTTAGCCTTGCAAAACGAGAAATTCCTTGAAGCCCGCGCGTAG
- a CDS encoding tetratricopeptide repeat protein, translated as MRLCILLCATLLAAAKSRAQTADELYASGLAHLSNEAYSAALVDFNKAIAKDPSYWRAYWGRAYTQWLYLQDTAAALTDYTRAIELAPNEADLYYYRGLLRQELGQHARANIDFTRAILLNPNNADYFFQRGRSRLAIEEYALGIEDFSEVLKRVAESSSAYFYRGYAKLSLEKALDAIEDFTASLSLVETAEAYYYRAIAYRKLRQYNSALSDLNRALRLRPAFSDAYFMRGVVKAEMGQKEEGIADATLARKLGYQPKGRKARKISTLEDSLYVYSAPEVVVEAERPEYREALRDTKQLAVRGRNALATRIISVTAPITFLPSTPPSPISSFNTVDCNKQTLMLKRLTEVNLLCIVRLLREEARQLKDAVVDNIIAQISDMATELATLEDNLLRGAMPETAAAVDRQRRIQLLVNVQQLMTDLQEHLDRKSGKKE; from the coding sequence ATGCGCCTCTGCATTCTTCTTTGCGCAACGCTACTTGCAGCAGCGAAGAGCCGAGCACAGACTGCTGATGAACTGTATGCCTCTGGCTTAGCACATCTTTCCAATGAAGCATACAGCGCAGCACTGGTAGATTTCAACAAAGCAATTGCAAAAGACCCAAGCTACTGGCGCGCTTACTGGGGCAGAGCCTACACGCAGTGGCTCTATTTGCAGGATACAGCGGCAGCCCTGACCGATTACACCAGAGCAATTGAGTTAGCCCCGAATGAAGCAGACCTATACTACTACCGTGGACTTCTAAGACAGGAGTTGGGACAGCATGCGCGTGCGAATATAGACTTCACACGTGCGATTTTGCTGAATCCAAACAATGCAGACTACTTCTTTCAGCGTGGGAGAAGTCGCTTGGCCATTGAAGAGTATGCGTTAGGCATTGAGGATTTTAGCGAGGTCTTAAAGCGGGTGGCGGAGTCTAGTTCGGCATATTTTTATCGTGGGTATGCGAAACTAAGTTTAGAAAAAGCACTGGACGCTATTGAGGACTTTACCGCATCGCTCTCGCTGGTGGAGACTGCAGAAGCCTACTACTATCGTGCGATAGCTTACCGCAAACTAAGGCAGTATAACAGTGCACTAAGTGACCTGAACCGTGCGTTGCGCTTGCGCCCAGCATTCTCTGATGCATACTTTATGCGAGGCGTCGTGAAAGCAGAAATGGGACAAAAAGAGGAAGGTATTGCAGATGCGACCCTAGCACGAAAGCTAGGCTACCAACCAAAAGGCCGCAAAGCGCGAAAGATAAGCACGCTGGAGGATTCGCTCTATGTGTATTCTGCACCTGAGGTGGTGGTTGAAGCAGAGCGACCAGAGTATCGAGAGGCTTTGAGGGACACTAAGCAATTAGCTGTGCGTGGACGCAATGCCTTAGCAACGCGCATTATCAGTGTGACAGCTCCAATTACCTTTCTGCCCTCTACGCCACCCAGTCCTATCAGCTCCTTCAATACAGTTGATTGCAACAAGCAGACCTTGATGCTCAAGCGCCTCACCGAAGTCAACTTGCTATGTATCGTTCGACTCCTCAGAGAAGAAGCACGCCAGCTAAAAGATGCAGTGGTCGATAACATCATCGCACAGATTTCGGACATGGCTACCGAGTTAGCCACATTAGAAGACAATCTCCTGCGTGGTGCAATGCCTGAGACTGCAGCAGCAGTTGACCGCCAGCGACGCATTCAACTGCTGGTAAATGTGCAACAGCTAATGACAGACCTGCAGGAGCATTTAGACCGAAAGTCTGGTAAAAAAGAGTAG